DNA sequence from the Thauera sedimentorum genome:
CGCGGAAGGCGTGGAATCCGCCGGCCAGGCCGAAGTGCTGCGCGAGGCGGGCTGCGATTGCCTGCAAGGCTTCCACTTCGGACGCCCGGGTGCCGCCGGGTTGATACGTCTGTAGGGGTTTCTGCAACACTTTTCCGGCGAGATCGGCCGTAGATGCGGCTCGCAGGCACACGAAGCCGCCGAAACTGGCTAAAGTCGGCTTGCGACTTGCCGTTGATGCGATAGGCGGTGAGTGCGCTTGTAAGGAAATTCCCTACAAGCGTTTTCTTTTTTTTGTTACTGTAAATTTCTGATGCCCCTGATGTGCAGCTTATCGGGCTTTCTTCAGAATTCACTTTAACTTCGTGTAGCTAGTCCCTGATAGGGAGCTTATTAATGGACCGCCCCGACTTTCAGGCCGAAATCCGCGAGCTGAACCTCGCCTATCTCATGCTCGCGCAGCAGATGCTGCGCAGTGATCGCGAAACCGCGATGTACAGGCTGGGCATCGGCGCCGAGGTGGCGGACCTGGTGGAGGGGCTGAGTGCCGCGAAGCTGGTACGCATGGCCAGCAGCCAGGTGCTGCTGCCGCGCTTCCGCTTCGACGACAGCTTGCTGGCCGGTTTGATGGCGGGCAACGGGCGCGACGCGACGACGTCCGGCCTGCACGCGGCGATCATCGCAGCGTCGCGTTCGGCCGCAGAGCAGTGTGAGGGAGCAGAACAATGAAGAACAAGAGCATCATCCAGGAAGCCGAGGACATCCAGCGCGCAGTGGAAATGGTGCGTCTGGGTGCCCGCATGCAGATGCTCGAGGCGGAGACCAAGCTCAGCCGCGAACGCTTGCTGAAGATCTACAAGGAAGTGCGCGGCGTGTCGCCCCCGAAGGGCATGCTGCCGTTCTCCACCGACTGGTTCATGACCTGGCAGCCGAACGTGCATTCCTCGCTGTTCATGGGCTTTTACCGCTTCTTCAGCGAGCGTGCCGGGCTCAAGGGGCTGGAATCCATCCTCAAGGCCTACCACCTGTACCTGGACCACATCGAGTCCGACGGCCTGGAGCCGGTGCTCAGCCTGACGCGGGCCTGGACGCTGGTGCGCTTCTATGACGCCGACCTGATCCAGATGGCGCCGTGCACCTGCTGCGGCGGCCACTACGTCGCCCACGCCTACGACCCCACGCAGAACTTCGTCTGCGGGCTGTGCAACATGCCTTCGCGTGCCGGCAAGACCAAGCGCGCGGCGAAGAAGGCCAAGGCCGAGATCGCCTGACGGATCGCTACGCCATACGGTCGATAGCCGCACAAGACACCGGGGCCGCCTGCAATGCAGGCGGCCCCGGTGTTTTTTGGCGATCCGGTTCAAGTTTCACTTTGCAGCGTCGTTAGAAAAACAGTATTTTCACGGGCTGCCGCCGCGGGGGCGGAACAACAGGGGTGCCTGGTGCTACTGATTGTCGGATATGTGATCATCCTTGCCGCATCGGTCGGCACGTACGCGGTTCACGGCAGCCTGATGGCGCTGTGGGTGCCGTTGGAATACCTCGCCATCTTCGGCCTCATGATCGGCGGCTTCGTTGCCAGCAACACCGGCCGCAGCATGAAGGCGACGCTCAAGGCCATACCCTCGGCGCTCAAGGGTTCGCCCTACAACAAGGCCATGTACATGGACCTGCTGGCGATGATGTACGAGATCCTCGCCAAGGTCCGCAAGGAAGGCCTGATGTCCATCGAGAACGATGTGGACAACCCCGATTCGAGCCCGATCTTCTCCAAGTATCCAAGCGTGATGGCCGACCATCACGCCATCGAGTTTCTCACCGACTACCTGCGCATGATGGTGGGCGGCAACCTCAACGCCTTCGAGATCGAGAACCTGATGGACATGGAGATCGAGACCCATCACACCGAGGCGCACGGCCCGGCGCATGGCGTCGCCAAGGTGGGCGACGCGCTGCCGGCCTTCGGTATCGTGGTGGCGGTGATGGGCGTGGTGAACGTCATGGGCTCGGTGGGCGAACCGCCCGCCGTGCTGGGCAAGATGATCGGCGGCGCGCTGGTCGGCACCTTCCTCGGCATCCTGCTTTCCTACGGCTTCGTGCAGCCGATCGCCGGCCAGCTGGAGCAGAAGGTGGAAGAGGGCGGCAAGATCTACCAGTGCATGAAGGTGGTGCTGCTCGCCAGCATGAACGGCTACGCCCCGCAGGTCGCGGTGGAATTCGGCCGCAAGGTGCTGTTCTCCACCGACCGCCCGACCTTCTCCGAGCTGGAGGAGGACATCAAGGCGCGCAAGGGTTGAGCGCCGGGTGAGTATCGCGCCATGTCCGCCGCCTGTCGTCCGCCGCTGTTCCCCGTCCGTTTCGTGGATGCCTGAAGCATGAGCGACGATTCCCAGCAGCCTATCGTCGTCAAGCGCATCAAGAAGGGCGGCGGCGCGGCGCACGGCGGCGCATGGAAGATCGCCTACGCGGACTTCGTGACCGCGATGATGGCCTTCTTCCTGCTGATGTGGCTGCTCGGCTCCACCGCGCAGGGCGACCTGGAAGGGATTGCCGACCACTTCCAGAATCCGATCAAGGTGTCGCTGCAGGGCGGCAGCGGCGTGGGCGACAGCTCCAGCGTGATCCAGGGCGGCGGCGAGGACCTGACCCGTTCGCTCGGCCAGGTCAAGCGCGGCGACGTGCAGGACCGGCGGACGATCAACCTTGATGCGGCCACCGGTCGGCAGCGCGTTCCGCCCGATGTCGACGACCTGCTTGCGCAGGAGCAGCGCAAGGAGCGTGCGCGGCTTATCGACCTGAAGGGGCGCATCGAGGCGATCATCGAGGCCGATCCCGCCCTGCGCCCGTTCAAGGACCAGATCCTCATGGACATCACGCTGGAAGGTTTGCGCATCCAGCTGATCGATGAGCAGAACCGGCCGATGTTCCTGAGCGGCAGCGCCAACGTCCAGCCCTACACGCGCGACCTGCTGCGCGCCATCGGCCGCGCGCTCAACGACGTGCCAAATCGCGTGAGCCTGTCGGGGCATACCGACTCGGCGCCCTACGCGGGCGGCGAGCGCGGTTTCTCGAACTGGGAGTTGTCGAGCAACCGCGCCAATGCCTCGCGCCGCGAGATGCTGGCCGGCGGGTTGGACTCCGGCAAGGTTCTGCGCGTGGTGGGCCTGGCCGACACCATCCACCTGAATCGCGAGGATCCGCGCGATCCGGCCAACCGGCGGATCAGCATCATCGTGATGAACAAGCAGACCGAGGAGGCCTTGCGCGGCGAGGGTGCCGGCCAGCGGTCGGTCGAGGTCGGGGCGGACGCCCCGCTCGGAGGCGGCGCCCTGCTCAATGGCGCGCCGCCCTCGATGCCCTCGACGTCGCCGGGCGGAGCCGGCCTGCCGGCGATCTCGCGCTGAGGCCGGCCGGGCGGGGCCTGCGGTTCCGGCGGGCAAGGCCTAAAGTTCAGCACCCGGCGCGTCGATAAGACCTTGGCGACCTTCCCGATTCCGCGACTGCGTGCGGACTCCGGGGAGCCGACGACCAACCTCGGAACCCAGCATGTCCAGACACATCCTCGTGGTCGACGACTCACTCGCCATCCGGCAGGTGGTCGGCTACACCTTGCGCTCCGCCGGCTACACGGTCACCGAGGCGGTCGACGGCGAGGATGCCTACGACAAGGCCAGTGCCGGCGCATTCGACATGGTGCTCACCGACATCAACATGCCGCGGCTGGACGGCCTGGAACTGATTGCCCGCCTGCGCGCCCACCCGAACTACCGCGCCACGCCCCTGCTGGTGCTGAGCACCGAGTCCTCCGTAGAGGCCAAGGCGCGGGGCCGGGCGGCGGGTGCCACGGGCTGGCTGGTCAAACCCTTCGAGCCGCGGCGCCTGCTCGAACTGACCGCACGCGTGTTGTGCTGAGAACGGGCGGAGCCGACGATGAGTCTCGACATGAGCCAGTTCTACCAGGTGTTCTTCGAAGAGACCGAAGAGCATCTGGCCAGCATCGAAAGCCTGTTGCTGCGCGTCGACGAGCAGCAGCCCTCGGCCGGCGACGTGGCGGAAATCTTCCGCGCGGCGCATTCGATCAAGGGCTCCAGCGCCACCTTCGGCTTCGACGACATGGCGGGGCTCACCCACGAGCTGGAGGACTTGCTCGACCGCGTGCGCAAGGGCGCGCTCGCCCTGACGCGGGCGATGATCGATGCCGGGCTGGAAGCGGTGGACGTGCTGCGCAACCTGCTCGATGCCCATCGCGGCGAGGTCCGCCCGGACACCGAGCGCGCCACGCGGGTGCGCCAGCGCATCGCCGCCCTGGCAGCGGGGACGCCGGGCGTGGCCGTCGCGCCGCAGGCGCCGCCGGTGGAGGACGGCTTCCGCGGGTATGAACTGGCGTTCCGCCTGACGCGGGTGGTGGCCGGCAGCGAACTGCTGGTGGGCAACATGCTCGACGAGCTCGGGCGTCTCGGCGAACTCGCGATCATCGAACGTCCGGACGACCTGCAGCCCGACGGACCCTGGCGTGTGCACCTGCGCACGCGGGCCGGTGAACCGGCGGTGCGCGCAGTGCTCGAACTGGTCACCGATCCGGGAGAGCTGCAGATCGCGGAAACGCTGCTGAGCGCACCGCAGCCGGCAGTGGCGGCACCGGCGACCGAGGAATTCGCAGAGGAAGCCGAGGACGGCAGTTACACCCTGTTCGAGCCTTTTCCGTCTGCCGAGGTGCGACAGCCGCCCCTGGCCGCCGAAGCGCCTCCGGCCCTACCCGCCAGCGCATCGGCCGTGGACGCGCAGGCGGCGGTCGCGGACGCGCCGGCCGGCACCTTGCCCGCAGCGGGCCGGACAGCGCAGGATTCGTCCATCCGGGTCAGCGTCGACAAGGTGGATCAGATGGTCAACCTGGTCGGCGAGCTGGTGATCACCCGCTCCATCCTGCAGGAAGTGGCCAGCCAGGTGGACGCCGAGGTGTTCGACCGCCTGATGAACGGGCTCGGCCTGCTGGAGCGCAACACCCGCGAGCTGCAGGAATCGGTGATGTCCATCCGCATGGTGTCGGTCTCCATGGTGTTCGCGCGTTTTCCGCGCCTGGTGCGCGAGCTCGGCGCCCGGCTCGGCAAGCGGGTCAGGCTGGAGATGGAAGGCGAGCACAACGAGCTGGACAAGAGCCTGGTGGAGCGCATTGCAGACCCGATCACGCATCTGGTGCGCAATGCGCTCGACCACGGCATCGAGGCGCCGGCGGTGCGCCGGGCCGCAGGCAAGCCCGAAGAGGGGCGGCTGGTGCTGCGCGCCGCGCACCAGGGCAGCTACATCCTGATCGAGGTCGAGGACGACGGCGCCGGCCTGCCGCGGGACCGGATACTCGACAGCGCGCGGGCGCGCGGACTGCAGGCGCATGAGGGCATGAGCGACGGCGAGATCTGGCAGCTGATCTGCGAACCCGGCCTGTCCACCGCGGATGCGGTCACCGAGCTGTCCGGGCGCGGCGTGGGCATGGACGTGGTCAAGCGCAACATCGTCGCCCTGGGCGGTCAGCTGGACATCCGCTCCACGCCCGGGCGCGGCACGCGCATCGGTGTGCGCCTGCCGCTCACCCTGGCCATCGTCGACGGGCTCACCGTGGGCATCGGCGACGAGCTCTACGTGCTGCCGCTCGGCTTCGTCGGCGAGACCCTGCAGGTGCAGCCCGAGGCGGTGATCAAGGTCGGCGGCGAAGCGCGCATGATCCGCGTGCGCGGCGACTATCTGCCGGTGCTCGAACTCGGCCGGGTACTCGGCGTCGAGGGCGCGCAGACCGACTGGTGTGCCGGCATCATGGTGCTCATCGAAGCCAACGGCGTGCGCGCGGCGCTGTTCGTCGACAGCCTGATCGACCAGCAGCAGGTGGTGATCAAGAGCCTGGAAGATCACTTCCGCCGCCTGCCGGGCTTTTCCGCCGCAACAGTGTTGGGCAATGGCAAGGTGGCGCTGATACTCGACGTCGCGGTGCTGGTCGAACGGCTGCGGGCCGGGCAGACGATGGCCGCCTGAGCGCGGCTCGCACGGCGGGCCAAGGCGCTACAGATGCCCGTCCGGCTGCCGTAAACCTGCTTGTAGCCCCGTAACGACAAAGCCGACATGACCCACGATCCGTCCGTTTCCGCCGCCAGTGCCCAGCCGGGACCCGCGCCGCGGGAGTACCTGAGCTTCATGCTGGCGGATGAAACGTATGCGATCGATATCCTCGCCGTGCGCGAGATCCGTGCCGACGAGCCGACCACCCGCATCGCCG
Encoded proteins:
- the flhD gene encoding flagellar transcriptional regulator FlhD; the protein is MDRPDFQAEIRELNLAYLMLAQQMLRSDRETAMYRLGIGAEVADLVEGLSAAKLVRMASSQVLLPRFRFDDSLLAGLMAGNGRDATTSGLHAAIIAASRSAAEQCEGAEQ
- the flhC gene encoding flagellar transcriptional regulator FlhC, whose translation is MKNKSIIQEAEDIQRAVEMVRLGARMQMLEAETKLSRERLLKIYKEVRGVSPPKGMLPFSTDWFMTWQPNVHSSLFMGFYRFFSERAGLKGLESILKAYHLYLDHIESDGLEPVLSLTRAWTLVRFYDADLIQMAPCTCCGGHYVAHAYDPTQNFVCGLCNMPSRAGKTKRAAKKAKAEIA
- the motA gene encoding flagellar motor stator protein MotA; its protein translation is MLLIVGYVIILAASVGTYAVHGSLMALWVPLEYLAIFGLMIGGFVASNTGRSMKATLKAIPSALKGSPYNKAMYMDLLAMMYEILAKVRKEGLMSIENDVDNPDSSPIFSKYPSVMADHHAIEFLTDYLRMMVGGNLNAFEIENLMDMEIETHHTEAHGPAHGVAKVGDALPAFGIVVAVMGVVNVMGSVGEPPAVLGKMIGGALVGTFLGILLSYGFVQPIAGQLEQKVEEGGKIYQCMKVVLLASMNGYAPQVAVEFGRKVLFSTDRPTFSELEEDIKARKG
- the motB gene encoding flagellar motor protein MotB, which produces MSDDSQQPIVVKRIKKGGGAAHGGAWKIAYADFVTAMMAFFLLMWLLGSTAQGDLEGIADHFQNPIKVSLQGGSGVGDSSSVIQGGGEDLTRSLGQVKRGDVQDRRTINLDAATGRQRVPPDVDDLLAQEQRKERARLIDLKGRIEAIIEADPALRPFKDQILMDITLEGLRIQLIDEQNRPMFLSGSANVQPYTRDLLRAIGRALNDVPNRVSLSGHTDSAPYAGGERGFSNWELSSNRANASRREMLAGGLDSGKVLRVVGLADTIHLNREDPRDPANRRISIIVMNKQTEEALRGEGAGQRSVEVGADAPLGGGALLNGAPPSMPSTSPGGAGLPAISR
- a CDS encoding response regulator, giving the protein MSRHILVVDDSLAIRQVVGYTLRSAGYTVTEAVDGEDAYDKASAGAFDMVLTDINMPRLDGLELIARLRAHPNYRATPLLVLSTESSVEAKARGRAAGATGWLVKPFEPRRLLELTARVLC
- a CDS encoding chemotaxis protein CheA, with the protein product MSLDMSQFYQVFFEETEEHLASIESLLLRVDEQQPSAGDVAEIFRAAHSIKGSSATFGFDDMAGLTHELEDLLDRVRKGALALTRAMIDAGLEAVDVLRNLLDAHRGEVRPDTERATRVRQRIAALAAGTPGVAVAPQAPPVEDGFRGYELAFRLTRVVAGSELLVGNMLDELGRLGELAIIERPDDLQPDGPWRVHLRTRAGEPAVRAVLELVTDPGELQIAETLLSAPQPAVAAPATEEFAEEAEDGSYTLFEPFPSAEVRQPPLAAEAPPALPASASAVDAQAAVADAPAGTLPAAGRTAQDSSIRVSVDKVDQMVNLVGELVITRSILQEVASQVDAEVFDRLMNGLGLLERNTRELQESVMSIRMVSVSMVFARFPRLVRELGARLGKRVRLEMEGEHNELDKSLVERIADPITHLVRNALDHGIEAPAVRRAAGKPEEGRLVLRAAHQGSYILIEVEDDGAGLPRDRILDSARARGLQAHEGMSDGEIWQLICEPGLSTADAVTELSGRGVGMDVVKRNIVALGGQLDIRSTPGRGTRIGVRLPLTLAIVDGLTVGIGDELYVLPLGFVGETLQVQPEAVIKVGGEARMIRVRGDYLPVLELGRVLGVEGAQTDWCAGIMVLIEANGVRAALFVDSLIDQQQVVIKSLEDHFRRLPGFSAATVLGNGKVALILDVAVLVERLRAGQTMAA